Proteins from a single region of Anastrepha ludens isolate Willacy chromosome 5, idAnaLude1.1, whole genome shotgun sequence:
- the LOC128862990 gene encoding 39S ribosomal protein L27, mitochondrial, protein MSFTIMQKLSLQCLKGDQPLLTTIRNASKKTGGSTRNKKGHPRPKHRGWRVQDGHWVSQGTLLATQLTTRFHPGMNVGFGRNGTLYAMEHGRVYVTCEELDPNWDHSWVQRNYAGREGQTIYKKFFNVIPEEQHQRFRLTEEI, encoded by the exons ATGTCCTTCACAATAATGCAAAAATTGTCACTGCAGTGCCTGAAAGGGGATCAGCCTTTATTGA CAACTATACGTAATGCGAGTAAAAAGACGGGAGGCAGCACGCGCAACAAGAAAGGCCACCCAAGACCAAAACATCGTGGCTGGCGTGTTCAGGACGGACATTGGGTTTCACAGGGCACTTTGCTAGCCACGCAATTAACTACGCGTTTCCATCCAGGCATGAAT gtTGGATTTGGTCGAAATGGTACCCTCTACGCCATGGAGCATGGGCGAGTATACGTAACTTGTGAAGAGTTGGACCCGAATTGGGATCACAGCTGGGTACAAAGGAACTATGCCGGTCGCGAGGGCCAAAccatttataagaaattttttaatgttattccTGAGGAGCAACATCAGCGCTTTCGATTAACAGAAGAGATTTAG
- the LOC128862989 gene encoding uncharacterized protein LOC128862989 — translation MNTDSEKAQSSQGDPVLTQFLREKLREISQHQRELHRAKSKDALRFGLGEINKKVEEINNLTVKDVEGLITRIKRRKHASVEEMYQLSHAFLQSMDHIKLFAKVPGILHIIVKELTGIDSGRQIGAVECLCNLSLGEAPVCEKITNTAGSYLVTYLDSLDDRLKRTSLWTIANTVSTSQKAAQTIVQMEIIPKLWDLYVDDSGDTDPTNDFREDAAICLQLLVASNNRVLRAQDLLFIKEHMCKKKRSSLAGEYHLQLLFHTEVVNPMMDLTMEQTIYLVEFTLDNLCTTEDFISNSNRLRILYGVRLLANMLVGQPHTLGVLIQQIRDAWNTNLEDILNRIFEFEEKELTLETIYLLRHLVPQQEVVGQTLPCQLENLRIPKFDGYDELLRKCQG, via the exons atgaataCAGATTCTGAAAAGGCACAGTCATCTCAGGGAGACCCAGTACTTACACAATTTCTACGTGAAAAACTTAGGGAAATTTCTCAACACCAGCGGGAATTGCACCGTGCCAAGTCCAAAGATGCATTGCGATTCGGTTTGGGAgagattaataaaaaagtggagGAGATAAATAACCTAACCGTAAAAGATGTAGAAGGTTTAATAACGCGAATAAAACGGCGCAAACATGCATCGGTAGAGGAAATGTATCAATTGAGTCATGCGTTCCTGCAGAGTATGGACCATATAAAGTTGTTCGCCAAAGTTCCTGGTATTTTGCATATCATTGTAAAAGAACTCACCG GTATCGACTCTGGGCGTCAAATAGGCGCGGTGGAATGTCTTTGCAATTTATCACTTGGTGAGGCGCCAGTTTgtgaaaaaatcacaaatacggCGGGCAGTTATTTAGTTACCTACCTGGATAGCCTTGATGACCGCTTAAAGCGTACATCGCTCTGGACAATTGCTAATACAGTCTCAACGAGCCAGAAAGCGGCGCAAACTATCGTACAAATGGAAATAATACCCAAATTGTGGGACCTATATGTAGATGATAGTGGCGATACTGATCCAACAAACGACTTTAGAGAGGACGCAGCTATTTGTTTACAGTTGTTAGTAGCGTCTAATAATCGAGTACTTAGAGCCCAGGATTTACTCTTCATAAAAGAGCATATGTGCAAGAAAAAGCGTAGTAGCTTAGCTGGCGAATACCATTTGCAACTGTTATTCCATACTGAAGTTGTAAATCCAATGATGGATTTAACTATGGAGCAAACTATTTATTTGGTAGAATTTACCCTGGATAATTTGTGTACCACTGAAGACTTTATAAGCAATAGTAATCGTCTAAGAATTCTGTATGGCGTACGCTTATTGGCTAATATGCTAGTAGGCCAGCCACATACGCTTGGTGTGCTGATCCAACAAATAAGAGATGCTTGGAATACAAACTTAGAGGATATATTGAACAGAATTTTTGAATTCGAAGAAAAGGAGCTAACGTTAGAAACAATTTATTTACTGAGGCACTTAGTGCCGCAGCAAGAGGTGGTTGGCCAAACTCTACCATGTCAATTAGAAAATCTTCGAATTCCAAAATTTGACGGATATGATGAGTTACTCCGTAAATGTCAAggttaa